The sequence CTTGCGGATGTTGGTCACGTTGAGCACGTGCTCGGGGTCGGCCGCCTTGGCGTCCCATCGCGACAAGACCAGCTTGTCGAGCGCGGTGCCGCCGTGCTTGCGCAGGTGCTGGCGATGGCCCAGCGCCGACAGCTCGGTCAGGCGGTCGATGGCGAGGAAGTTCCGGTCCGACGAGCCGCATTGATAGATGCGGGTGGCCTCGCCGCGGATGAGCGCGCAGGCCACGATCGTGATGGCCTTGCACACGAAGTCGACCGGGATGATGTCGAGCGGGTTGCCGGCCGCGGCCGGCACGTGGCGGAACCAGGTGCCGGCGAGGTAGACCAGCGGACCCGAGGTGTTGAAGCCCTCGTTCCAGCCCGCGAACGGGAACTCGGTCGCGCTCTCGACGATCGCTGGGCGCAGCACCGCGAAGCGCAGCTTGTCGCCGCGCTCCTCGAGCAGCGCCTCGGCCAGCGCCTTGGTGTACGTGTACGTGTTGGGCCAGCCCAGCACCTTGGCGCGATCGGTGCCGGCGTTCGCCATGTTCTCGCGCAGCCGCTTGCGCTTGAGGCGGGTGACCATGTCGGTCACCCGCTTGGCGTCGCTGCCCTCGTGACCGCGCTCGGCCAGTCGCCGCAGCACGTCCTCGCGCAGGGTCGCCTCGGTCGCGGGGTCGTCGTTGTCGGCGATCACGCCGGCGATGATCTGCTTGAGGGTCTCGTACTCGGCGCTGGCCGACAGCACGCTCCCGTTGGGCGTGCGCTCGCGGACCGGCACCTCGCCCACGCGACCGTCGCGGTGGCCGGCGACGTAGCAGGTCGAGACGTGCAGCAGCGTGCCGTGATCGCTGCGCTCGCAGAAGTCGGCCACGTTGAGCGCGCCGCCGACGTTCGAGGCCATCGCCTCGCGGACGTCGGGGTTGAAGTCGACCAGGCCGGCGAAGTTGATCACCACGTCGACGTCACGCAGAAGCCGCGCCTCGGTCTGCTCGTCCATGCCGAGGTGGGGCTGCGAGACGTCGCCGCCGATGACCTCGACGCGCTGCGAGACGAACTCGCTCATGCGCTCGCCGTGGGCCTCGTGCAGGCCCTTGAAGACGTGGCTCTCGTTGACGATCTTCTCGAAGCGCTCGCGCGCGCCGCGGCCCTTGCCGCGCAGCAGCACATAGATGCGGCCGATCTGCGGCAGCTGCTGCAGCATCATCGCCAGCCACACCTTGCCCACGAAGCCCGACGCGCCGGTGAGCAGCACGTGCTTGCCGGTGAGCGTCTCGCGGATCGAGAAGGCGCCGTCGCGCGCGCTGGCGGTGCTCGAGGTGTCGCTCATGCCTTGTAGTCCATGACCGGCCAGTCGGCCTCGCGTGCGGCCTTGCGCAGCGTGAGGTCGGCATTGACCGCGCAGGGGTGACCGACCGCCGACAACAACAACAGGTCGGGACCGTGGGCGCCGTAGGCGAACGACCGCGAGAGGTCGATGTCGTGCTCGGCGGCATACTGGCGCAGCCACTTGCCGCCCTCGTAGCCGCCCAGGATGGGCTCGCGCAGCTTGCCGGTGGCCTTGCCGTCGCGGTACTCGAGGTGGTTGCAGACCAGCTCGTCGACGTGGCGCCAGCGCTCGCGCATGCGCTCCATGATCTCGGCGATGCCCTCGCTCAGCACCACCACGCGGTGGCCATCGGCCTTGGCCTTGCGCATGAGCTCGACGCCGCTGTCGAGCACCTTCTCGGACAGCACGTCCTCGACGTACTCCTCCGACAGCACGACGATGCGGTCCTCGGTCATGTCGCGATAGCAGAGGTGCGCGACCCGGTTGCCCATGGTGCGGTCGTTCTGGCCCAGCAGGCCGAACACCGGCACCGAGGCCAGCGCCTGGCCGAAGCGGAGCGCACGCTCGCGCATGCCGGCCCGCTGGCCGGCCATGAACATCGCGGCATGCATCACGCCGTTGGAGACCAGGACGCCTTCGGCGCGGAAGAAGGCTGCGGTGTGCTTTGCGCTCATCGTGTCGTGGCGGCCGGCGAGTCTACCGGGGGGCCGCCCGCGCTTGTACACCGGAAGCCCGCGGCCCCAAGTGCGCAGATCGAGCTGGCACTTGCGCACACTCACGGTCGGCAGGCGCGAACGCCCCTGCGCACCGGTGCATGGGCCGGGAATCGCAAGGTGATCCGCTCGGGTGCTGGCACGCCTGCGCACGCGCCGTAGCGCCGGCGATCAGCGCCGTCGCTCGATGCGGTGCACCTCGGTGCGCTCGCCATCGGCGAAGGTCAAGCGCACGGACACGAAGTCGACCTTCGGATCGATCTCGATCATCGGCAGCGTGCCGTCGGGGATCGCCATCGGGTCGCGCGGATCGCAGGGTGGCAGGCTGAACTCGCGGTCGGGCGTGTCGGTGTCGAGTCCGTACTCCAGCCGATCGATCGAGCAGCGGTAGACCATCGCGGTGGTGAAGTACAGCCACTTGGCGTTGTCGCCCTCGCCGAGCGCGACCCAGATGTTCGGCATCTTCTCGAGCACCGACTTGCCGAAGCTGCCCAGCTGCTTGCGCGGCTCGAGCGTGAAGTCGAACGGGCCCTGCCACGCGCCGCTGGGATCGCGGTAGCGGACCTCGATGCGCGTGGTGTCGGTGCCGAGCGGCACGGTGAAGTAGCTCTCGAAGGTCTTGAAGTCCGTCTCGCCGCCGAGCCGGTACTCCATGCCGGTGTTCAGCTCGCTGGCGGCGAACGAGATCATCCACCCGGCGTTGCTCGGGCTCGCGGTCATCGTCAGCGGCGGGTCGGCGGTGAAGGCCGAGATTGCCCCGAGCTTGGCCATGCGCGCCTGGGCGTCGCGGATCCACGACTCCGCGAGCGCATAGTCGGCGAACCACTTCACGAACTCCGGACCCTTGGCGCGATCGAGGAACTGCTGCAGGTACAGCTTCTCCTTGCGCTTGGCCGCCAGCGGCTGCAGGCCCATCACGCGATCGGAGACGTCGTTGGCCAGCTCGTAGTAGACCGGCGCAAAATCGGGGTTGCTGGCCGCGAGGCGCTCGAGCGCGCTCGCCCGATCACCGGTGGGCAGGATGCGCGCGTGCGCGAACGTGGTCATGACCCCAGGGTTGTCGCGCGCGAGCTCGGCGTAGATCTTGCGGGCGCCCTCGATGCCATCCTCCAGCTCGAGGATGCGCTGATAGCTGAGGTGCGAGTCGATGAACCCCGGCTCACGCTGCAGGCAGGTCGCGAACGCCGAGCGTGCCGTGCGGTAGTCGCCCCTGCGCTCGGCCTCGCGGGCGATCTGGCAGTCGTCGCCGACCGCGACGTCGGTGGGGGGCTTGCCACAGGCCGCGGTCGCGAGGCTCGCAGCGAAGAAGGTTCGTCGACCAAATCGGAAGCTCATGGCGGGTGGTCCAGAGACGTCGGAGCGCGTCGATCGATTGTCGCAGCGTGCGAGCGCGCGCGCCACGGGCGATCACGCGTCGACGTGGGGCCAATCGCGGACGGGGGGACGAGCGCGTGCGCGCAGCGGCTCGGGCGCGTGCGGGTCGCCGACCGGCGCTCGCGCCTCGCGGTCTACTCGTCGACGCACGCCGGCGTCTCGAGCGGGTGGAGTTCCGTCGCGCATCCCTCGGCCCCCGCCCAACTCACCGCTTGATCGCGCGGGTCAGCAGATAGTCCTGCCGAATCATATTATCATGAAAGTACTCTGCCGCCAGCGCCTCGAGGTCCGCGCGCAGCATCGCGGCGCGCGGCGGATCGTGGGCATCGAGGCCTGCCAACAATCGCTGCGCGGGGCCGCCGGATTCCATGAATGCGCGGTAGTGCTGCACGCTGAGCGTCTGCAGCCACATGCTGGCGCGGTCGAAACGCAGATCGTTCACGTCGTCGCCGAGGCGGTCGCGGACGATGTGCGGGTCACCCCACAGCGACGGGGCCGCCACGCCCGAGGGGGTCGGCGGGCCGTAGCGGCCGAGCAGCTCGAACATGCGACCGACGAACAGCTCCGGCGGCCACGTCGAGAATGCAATCGTGCCGCCGGGTCGCAACACCCGCAGCATCTCGGCGATGACCACCGCGGGGCGCGGCGCGAACATGTGGCCGAACTGGCTCACCACGACGTCGAACGACGCCGATTCGAACGGCAGCGCCTCGGCATCGGCCTCGTGGACCTCGAGCGAGAGACCCATGAGCTGGGCGTTGTGCCGCGCCCGCACGACCAGCTCGGGCGTGAGATCCGCGCCCGTCACATGCGCACCGAGGCGCGCCGCCGTCAGTGCGACCACGCCGGTGCCACAGGCGACGTCGAGCACACGGGTGCCCGCGGTGACGCCGGCGAAGGCGACCAGGCGCGGTGCCGAGGTGGCGGTGGCATTCTCGAACTGGGCGAAGTTCGACCACGCGGATTTCTGCTGCTGCTTGAACGCGGTGATGGAGTCCATGGCGATGTCGCCACGGTACACCCGCCGTGTGTCGGCCGCCGGGCGTCAGGGTGCCGGCGCTGGTGCGTCGTCGCGGGGTGGCGCAGCGCCGCCGTCCTGCACGAGCTGGTGGCTGCCGGACGCGACCGACCACGCGGCCGCGAGCCTCTCGGCGCCGCCGGTCGTCGACGTCACGTCGCCCACCAACCACCAGCTGCACTGCAGCCGCTCGGGCGTGACGTCGAGCAGCATGTAGCCGTGCTCGACGAGGTTGCCCCACTTGAGGTGCGGGTGGGTCTGCATGAACTGGGCCGCGCTGTTGGCGGGGAAGCCCGGCGACGTGACCGACGGCGCGACGAACTCCACCGCGATTGCGCCCGCTGCGGTCGCCGGATCGTAGTCGGCACCGAACGGATCATCGGCCAGCTCGAACGCCCACGACGAGTGGATGTCGCCGGTCAACACCACGAGATTGTCGGGTGAGCGCTCGCGGATGATGTCGAACAGGCGCGTGCGCGCGGCGGGGTAGCCATCCCACTGATCGAGGTTGAGCGGTGCCTCGCCCAGGCGCAGCTGCGCGACCATCACCTGCTGCCCGAGCACGCGCCAGGTGACGGCCTCGTCGAGCACGCCGTCGAGCCACATCTCCTGGGTCTCGCCGAGCAGCTGACGCGCGGGGTCGTCGAGCGACGGGTCGTCGATGCCCTCGGCCTGTGCATCGCGACCGACGATGCGCGTGTCGAGCAGCACCAGCTGCAGCAGATCGCCGAACCCGAGCGCGCGGTAGACGATGCCGGCCGCGCCCTCGCGGTACGGCAGCCACTCGGCATAGGCCTGCGCGGCCGCGGACTTGCGATCGGCGAAGGTGCCCTCGGTACCTTCGGTGTGGTTCTCGGCGCCGCCGTCGTAGGCATTGTCGGCGAGCTCGTGATCGTCCCATACCGCCACCATCGGGTGCTGGCGATGGCACTCCTGCAGGTCGGCATCGCGACGATATTGTGCGTAGCGCTGACGATAATCGTCGAGCGTGACGGCCTCGTGCTCGGGCTCGTAGGGCCGGATGTCGCCGTATTCGCCGCTGCCGTACTCGTAGATGTAGTCGCCCAGGTGCACCACGAGGTCGAGATCGGCGCGCTCGGCCACGCGGCGATAGGCGTGGAAGTAGCCGTGCGCGAGGCTCGAGCACGACACCACGCCGATGCGCAGGCGCGTCACGTCGCCCTCGCCCGCCGTGCGCGTGCGACCGATGGGCGAGGTGCGGCCCAGCGCGTAGAAGCGGTAGTAGTAGGTCGTGCCGGGCGCGAGGCCGTCGATGTCGAGCTTGATGGTGTAGTCGCGCTCGGGGCCGGTCTCGACGTAGGCCGCGGCCACGCGGTGGGCGAACTCGGGATCGGTCGCGACCTCGTAGAACGCCTCGACCGGACCCTCGGGCGCACCGGTCACGCGCGACCACAGGATCACCGCGTCGAGCAGCGGATCGCCACTCGCGACGCCGTGCTGGAAGAGGTCCTCGGGGCCGGGCTCGCCGTCGTACGCGTAGTCGGGCAGCCCGTCGTCGCCGGTGCTGCTGCCGGACGAGTCGGCCGCGGTGGTGCCGTCGCCGCTGCCGCTGTCCTGCGTGCCGTCCGAGCCGGGCTCGGACGAGCCGCAGGCGGTGAAGAGAGGCCAATGCGCCGCGAGCGACCAGGCGCTCGCGCGTCGAAGGAGTTCTCGCCGTGTCAGTGCCATGTCGAACGCGTCCTTCGTCGCAGTACCAGCAAAACCACGGGCTTGGGAAGCGGCACGCCGACGATGTCACGGGGCTGTTGCAGGCCCGCTTCGGCGCGGTGCAGCGTCAGGGCGCGCGCGTGAAGCACGACCAGCTCAGGCACTCTCGCAGGGCGTCGCGCTCGTGCATGACGTTGCTGTGGCCGACGCTGGTGTGCACGAACGCAACCCGTGCGCGGACCATCTTGCTGCGCTCGAGCTTCTCGTCGCTGAGCTCGAGCCGCGAGGTGATGCCCTCGGCTTCGAGCTCGGCGCGCAGCTTCTTGCAGTTGGCCTCGACCGCGCCCTTGGTGTACCAGGCAACCAGCTTGTGCCGCTCGCGGGCGGCGTTGTGATCGCGCCTGGCCGCGATCCACTCGCGGAACTGATCGCGCCCGCCGTAGAGCGCATCGAAGAGATAGACCTCGTTGACGTTCCAGCCGCCCTGCGCGACGCAGGCCGCCGCCACGCGGTAGCCCCCGGAGTGCGCCGAGATCACCGTCGCGCCGATGCGTGCGGCCGCAGGGATCGCGGCGCCCCCGAGCGCCTTGCTCACCTCCGGGGTCTGCAGCGCCTTGCGGATCTCGCCGAGGAACGCCAGCAGACCACCCTCGCGCTCGAGCTTGCCGCCGCGCGAGTCCTTG is a genomic window of Deltaproteobacteria bacterium containing:
- a CDS encoding SDR family oxidoreductase, with amino-acid sequence MSDTSSTASARDGAFSIRETLTGKHVLLTGASGFVGKVWLAMMLQQLPQIGRIYVLLRGKGRGARERFEKIVNESHVFKGLHEAHGERMSEFVSQRVEVIGGDVSQPHLGMDEQTEARLLRDVDVVINFAGLVDFNPDVREAMASNVGGALNVADFCERSDHGTLLHVSTCYVAGHRDGRVGEVPVRERTPNGSVLSASAEYETLKQIIAGVIADNDDPATEATLREDVLRRLAERGHEGSDAKRVTDMVTRLKRKRLRENMANAGTDRAKVLGWPNTYTYTKALAEALLEERGDKLRFAVLRPAIVESATEFPFAGWNEGFNTSGPLVYLAGTWFRHVPAAAGNPLDIIPVDFVCKAITIVACALIRGEATRIYQCGSSDRNFLAIDRLTELSALGHRQHLRKHGGTALDKLVLSRWDAKAADPEHVLNVTNIRKLMAQVTRYLKHGRPEKIPSEVREWADDMSKTTDNGVRKLRQIEDVLELFMPFTYEHFCVFVCRAIDKHVIAEPEFRFAPETIEWRSYWLDVHMPGLRRWCFPEYEDKPKEIYAPATPFRLLDPPATTNASVASSGKPSGSSVGEVG
- a CDS encoding alkaline phosphatase D family protein, producing MALTRRELLRRASAWSLAAHWPLFTACGSSEPGSDGTQDSGSGDGTTAADSSGSSTGDDGLPDYAYDGEPGPEDLFQHGVASGDPLLDAVILWSRVTGAPEGPVEAFYEVATDPEFAHRVAAAYVETGPERDYTIKLDIDGLAPGTTYYYRFYALGRTSPIGRTRTAGEGDVTRLRIGVVSCSSLAHGYFHAYRRVAERADLDLVVHLGDYIYEYGSGEYGDIRPYEPEHEAVTLDDYRQRYAQYRRDADLQECHRQHPMVAVWDDHELADNAYDGGAENHTEGTEGTFADRKSAAAQAYAEWLPYREGAAGIVYRALGFGDLLQLVLLDTRIVGRDAQAEGIDDPSLDDPARQLLGETQEMWLDGVLDEAVTWRVLGQQVMVAQLRLGEAPLNLDQWDGYPAARTRLFDIIRERSPDNLVVLTGDIHSSWAFELADDPFGADYDPATAAGAIAVEFVAPSVTSPGFPANSAAQFMQTHPHLKWGNLVEHGYMLLDVTPERLQCSWWLVGDVTSTTGGAERLAAAWSVASGSHQLVQDGGAAPPRDDAPAPAP
- a CDS encoding class I SAM-dependent methyltransferase, with protein sequence MDSITAFKQQQKSAWSNFAQFENATATSAPRLVAFAGVTAGTRVLDVACGTGVVALTAARLGAHVTGADLTPELVVRARHNAQLMGLSLEVHEADAEALPFESASFDVVVSQFGHMFAPRPAVVIAEMLRVLRPGGTIAFSTWPPELFVGRMFELLGRYGPPTPSGVAAPSLWGDPHIVRDRLGDDVNDLRFDRASMWLQTLSVQHYRAFMESGGPAQRLLAGLDAHDPPRAAMLRADLEALAAEYFHDNMIRQDYLLTRAIKR
- a CDS encoding haloacid dehalogenase-like hydrolase, with the protein product MSAKHTAAFFRAEGVLVSNGVMHAAMFMAGQRAGMRERALRFGQALASVPVFGLLGQNDRTMGNRVAHLCYRDMTEDRIVVLSEEYVEDVLSEKVLDSGVELMRKAKADGHRVVVLSEGIAEIMERMRERWRHVDELVCNHLEYRDGKATGKLREPILGGYEGGKWLRQYAAEHDIDLSRSFAYGAHGPDLLLLSAVGHPCAVNADLTLRKAAREADWPVMDYKA